In Haliaeetus albicilla chromosome 14, bHalAlb1.1, whole genome shotgun sequence, one genomic interval encodes:
- the SYPL1 gene encoding synaptophysin-like protein 1, whose translation MAGLRVDFGLFLEPLGFIKVLEWIFSIFAFATCGGFQGETTLLVSCKGVVNKTVTAAFAYPFRLNTVVFSAPDPKRCGGTWTDVYLVGNFSSSVQFFVTLAVLVFLYCIAALVVYIGYKHVYQQNSKFPLTDLAITVVIAFLWLVSTFGWAKALADIKVSTGASIILGVESCKAPGTTCRFASVTSMGTLNVSVVFGLLNMVLWGGNVWFVYKDTNLHNQSNRISQSPGIYPTQRGI comes from the exons ATGGCTGGCTTGAGGGTGGACTTTGGCTTGTTCCTGGAGCCTCTGGGCTTCATTAAGGTCCTCGAGTGG ATTTTTTCTATCTTTGCTTTTGCCACGTGTGGAGGCTTTCAAGGTGAAACGACCCTTCTAGTTTCCTGCAAAGGTGTGGTAAACAAAACAGTTACAGCTGCTTTTGCTTATCCATTCAG GTTGAATACTGTTGTATTTAGTGCACCAGACCCAAAACGCTGTGGTGGTACTTGGACTGATGTTTATCTTGTGGGCAACTTCTCCTCTTCTGTGCAGTTCTTTGTCACACTTGCTGTGCTGGTATTCCTCTACTGCATTGCTGCCCTTGTGGTATATATTGGATATAAGCATGTGTATCAGCAAAATAGCAAGTTTCCACTAACT GACTTGGCTATCACTGTCGTAATAGCCTTTCTGTGGCTGGTCAGTACTTTTGGTTGGGCAAAGGCACTTGCTGACATCAAAGTGTCCACAGGGGCCAGCATTATTCTGGGAGTTGAATCTTGCAAAGCACCAGGAACAACTTGTCGTTTTGCTTCTGTGACCAGCATGGGAACTCTGAATGTGTCTGTG GTGTTTGGCTTGCTTAATATGGTTTTATGGGGAGGAAATGTTTGGTTTGTATACAAGGACaccaacctgcacaaccaatCAAACAGAATTTCTCAAAGTCCAGGAATATATCCAACTCAAAGAGGAATTTAA